GAGATCGCCAGCAGCGTGGTGGAGGGCCCCAGCGTGGCCGCCACCGGCGAGGCCATCGCCGTGTCGCCCGAGCTGCTGGCCCGCCTGAAGGCGCGCGAGGACATCCACCAGCTCATTGACGCGCTGCTGGACGAGAAGGAGGCGCCGCGCCTGAAGGCCGAAGGCGAGCTGGCGCAGAAGGGCCGCGAGGCCCTGCCCATGCTGCGCGCCGCCTTCGCGGCGGGGCCGCCGACCCAGCGGCGGCACCTGCTCCGCGTGCTCGCCGCCATCGGCGATGCGGCCTCCGTGCCCAAGATCATCGAGATCCTGCGCAACCCTGCCGAGAGCGAGCTGCACGTCGAGGCGCTCAAAGCCCTGGCCGCCATTTCCGGCCACGGCGCCGCGCCCCTGATCACGGAGCTCCTGGTGAACGCGAAGGACGACGAGTTGCGCACCGAATGCCTGAAGGCCCTCGGCGACCTCGTTTCGCCGTACGGGGCGCCCTTCGTGGTGGACGCCCTGCGGCAGGACCCGCTGCGCCAGACGGCCCGCGCCCTGGTGGCGCAGTGGGACGACCCGCTGCTCCTGCCCTACCTGGTGCCCTATCTGGACGACGCGGCCCGCGAGAACCGCGAGCGCGTCGCCACCTGGCTCGCCCGCGTCGTCACGCCGGGCCACGCCGTCGTCCTCACCCGCCTGCTCGAGCTCTACGAGGATGACAAAGACGTGGCGAAGGCCCTCCGCGGCGGCGTCACGCGCCTGCACCGGGACTTCCCCGTGGTGGGCGACGTGGAGCTGCTGGCGGCGCCGCAGGCGGTGATCCGGGATGCGGCGCTCGAGGCCCTCCGCAAGCAGCAGCCCGACCGCCGCAAGCGCGGCAACACCGCGCGCGACTGGCGCGACCTGCGCGACGGGGCGGTGCAGCCGCACTTCCTGCTCGCGGCCGACGCAGCGGTGGGCCGCCTCCTGCGTGCGCGCGACTTCGCGGGCGACATCGAGACCTCGCTGAGGACCCCGGGCGCGCCCCTGGCCGTGAGGGTGAACGTGTCGCCCAAGGCGCTGCCGTCGTTCGCCGGCGCCGACGGCCGCCCGCGCGATGCGCGGCCGCTGCTGGCGCGGCTCGACCGCGAGCAGGCCGCCGACCCGCAGGACGTGCGGTTCATCGGCCTGAGCGGCGCCGAGCTCAGCCTGCCAGGCCTCGAGGTGGCCCTGGCGCCCACGCGGCCGGGCGGCGCCCTGCTGGTCTCGCTCGCCCGGCTGGGCGAGGCGCGCGACACCGTGGCCGCGCGGGCCCGCCGGCTCACGCTCCACGCGCTCGCGCGGTCGCTGGGCCTTCCCCCCTGCGCCGACGCCTCGTGTCCCAGCAGCTCCATCTACGCGGTGCAGGACCTCGACTCCAAGTCGCCCCGCTACTGCAACAACTGTGCGAACGCCTTCATTGCCCAGTGGGCCGCCGAGCACGACCTCGCGTCCTTCTACTACGCCGCCGCGGGCGCCAAGCTGGCCGCCATCGCGGGCCGCGTGAAGACGGCCGAGGCCTACGCCGCGGCCGCCTACGCGTACGAACGCGCCCTCCTGCCGCTGACGGCCATCGAGCAGTGGAGGACGGTGCAGGGGCTGGGCGGCGAGCCGGCCCAGGTGGCCCTCATCAGCAAGCGCATCGAGCTGCTGGATCGGGCCGAGCGCTGGCTCAACCGCAAGAAGCTCACCACCCAGCCCAATCCGCCCGCCCCGCCAGCCAAGGGCGGCCGGCCGCCGGCGGCGCCCTGAGCCGCTCCCCCCCGTGGCGGCGTCGCTCGCAGTCCATGTGTAGCGCTCGTTCGTGGTCTGGGCATCCGGCCGTGCGCCTGGAACCGACCCGCAAGGCGCCCCTCCCGAACGTTCCAATACGTTCGGGAGGGTGAGCCCCCCCGCGCCCG
Above is a window of Planctomycetota bacterium DNA encoding:
- a CDS encoding HEAT repeat domain-containing protein; this encodes MSRRLPASLVALALALGPAQALRADTVVLRNGQQLQGRMTIEGDKARIELDIGGTVVISRGEIASSVVEGPSVAATGEAIAVSPELLARLKAREDIHQLIDALLDEKEAPRLKAEGELAQKGREALPMLRAAFAAGPPTQRRHLLRVLAAIGDAASVPKIIEILRNPAESELHVEALKALAAISGHGAAPLITELLVNAKDDELRTECLKALGDLVSPYGAPFVVDALRQDPLRQTARALVAQWDDPLLLPYLVPYLDDAARENRERVATWLARVVTPGHAVVLTRLLELYEDDKDVAKALRGGVTRLHRDFPVVGDVELLAAPQAVIRDAALEALRKQQPDRRKRGNTARDWRDLRDGAVQPHFLLAADAAVGRLLRARDFAGDIETSLRTPGAPLAVRVNVSPKALPSFAGADGRPRDARPLLARLDREQAADPQDVRFIGLSGAELSLPGLEVALAPTRPGGALLVSLARLGEARDTVAARARRLTLHALARSLGLPPCADASCPSSSIYAVQDLDSKSPRYCNNCANAFIAQWAAEHDLASFYYAAAGAKLAAIAGRVKTAEAYAAAAYAYERALLPLTAIEQWRTVQGLGGEPAQVALISKRIELLDRAERWLNRKKLTTQPNPPAPPAKGGRPPAAP